In a single window of the Streptomyces sp. NBC_00353 genome:
- the lpdA gene encoding dihydrolipoyl dehydrogenase → MTTTSTVRETDVLVIGGGTGGYSTALRAASLGLKVTLAERDKVGGTCLHRGCIPSKAMLHAAELVDGIAEARERWGVKATLDSVDWSALVATRDDIVSRNHKGVEGHLTRAGVDVVYGSAELTGRRTARVAGHGDIGVRRGIVLATGSRPRMLPGLTADGRRVVTSDDALFAPGLPQSVLVLGGGAIGVEYASFHRSMGAEVTLVEAAARLLPLEDVDVSRHLTRGLKKRGVDVQVEARLLEAVVLDDGIRAAVRTSRGETRTVEAERLLVAVGRVPVTDGLGLAAAGLATDERGCVAPADRTRLETAVPGIHVVGDLLPPPSLGLAHASFAEGLLVAEALAGLSSPAVDYAAVPRVTYSSPQTASVGLTEAEARNAGHEVAVNTMPLTAVAKGMVHGQGGMVKVVAERGGRVLGVHLVGPNVSEMIAESQLIVGWDAEPSDVAHHVHAHPTLSEAVGEAFLTLAGRGLHQQA, encoded by the coding sequence ATGACGACGACAAGCACTGTGCGCGAGACGGATGTACTGGTGATCGGCGGTGGCACCGGTGGCTACTCCACCGCTCTGCGGGCCGCCTCCCTCGGGCTGAAGGTGACCCTCGCCGAGCGCGACAAGGTCGGCGGTACGTGTCTGCACCGCGGCTGCATCCCCAGCAAGGCGATGCTCCACGCCGCGGAACTCGTCGACGGCATCGCGGAGGCGCGCGAGCGGTGGGGGGTGAAGGCGACCCTCGACTCGGTGGACTGGTCGGCACTGGTCGCCACCCGGGACGACATCGTCTCCCGCAACCACAAGGGCGTGGAAGGCCATCTGACCCGTGCGGGTGTGGACGTGGTGTACGGCAGCGCCGAGTTGACCGGACGGCGCACTGCCCGCGTCGCCGGGCACGGGGACATCGGCGTACGCCGCGGCATCGTTCTCGCGACGGGGTCCCGGCCGCGCATGCTGCCGGGGTTGACCGCCGACGGCCGTCGCGTCGTCACCAGCGACGACGCACTGTTCGCCCCGGGGCTGCCGCAGTCCGTACTGGTGCTGGGCGGTGGGGCGATCGGCGTCGAATACGCGTCGTTCCACCGGTCGATGGGCGCCGAGGTCACGCTGGTGGAGGCCGCCGCCCGGCTCCTGCCCCTGGAGGATGTCGATGTGTCACGGCATCTGACGCGGGGGCTGAAGAAGCGCGGCGTCGATGTGCAGGTGGAGGCGCGGCTGTTGGAGGCGGTGGTACTGGACGACGGGATACGTGCCGCCGTGCGTACATCACGCGGTGAGACCCGGACCGTGGAGGCCGAACGGCTGCTCGTCGCGGTCGGGCGGGTCCCGGTGACGGACGGGCTCGGGCTCGCGGCGGCCGGTCTGGCGACCGACGAGCGGGGCTGTGTCGCACCGGCCGACCGGACGCGGCTGGAGACCGCCGTTCCCGGGATCCATGTGGTGGGCGATCTGCTGCCGCCGCCGTCCCTCGGACTGGCCCACGCCTCGTTCGCCGAGGGCCTGTTGGTCGCCGAGGCGCTGGCCGGGCTCTCCTCGCCGGCGGTGGATTACGCCGCGGTCCCCCGGGTCACGTACTCGTCCCCGCAGACCGCCTCGGTGGGCCTGACCGAGGCGGAGGCCCGAAACGCCGGGCACGAGGTCGCCGTGAACACCATGCCGCTGACCGCCGTCGCCAAGGGCATGGTGCATGGTCAGGGCGGCATGGTGAAGGTCGTCGCCGAGCGGGGCGGGCGGGTCCTCGGCGTCCATCTCGTCGGTCCGAACGTCTCCGAGATGATCGCGGAGAGTCAGTTGATCGTCGGCTGGGATGCCGAACCGTCCGATGTGGCGCACCACGTCCATGCCCATCCGACGCTCTCCGAGGCGGTCGGCGAGGCCTTCCTCACCCTCGCCGGACGCGGCCTCCACCAACAGGCCTGA
- a CDS encoding GNAT family N-acetyltransferase: MTDLVVRALTESDAHLFHTLQDPGLVGRAAFGHSYATVGEGGEYRPEWTWIALRDGVVVARAAWWSGPDDTEPVLLNWFDFADGEDEAGSELLRRAALYAEYELMLPADWRERPDVTAAAGARIAAARAAGMEPLVERYRYEWTPECGLPERPGRLTFRPEPDDTVILDVLRRVHSVTLDAHARRAIEGPGGLEQAAQEELDFFHWCPSPRSWWQLAYTPDGEVAGIHVPARNPGGPCIGFIGVVPEQRGHGYGYDLLVECTHFLAAEGAEFIAGATDLGNAPMAAAFARAGHRVIQERIHLV; this comes from the coding sequence ATGACCGATCTGGTCGTTCGCGCGCTCACCGAGAGCGACGCACATCTTTTCCACACCCTGCAGGACCCCGGTCTCGTCGGCCGCGCCGCCTTCGGCCACAGCTATGCCACGGTGGGCGAGGGCGGCGAGTACCGCCCCGAGTGGACCTGGATCGCTCTGCGCGACGGTGTCGTCGTGGCCAGGGCGGCCTGGTGGTCGGGGCCCGACGACACCGAGCCGGTGCTGCTCAACTGGTTCGACTTCGCCGACGGCGAGGACGAGGCGGGCAGCGAACTGCTGCGCCGTGCGGCGCTGTACGCCGAGTACGAGCTGATGCTGCCCGCCGACTGGCGGGAGCGGCCCGATGTCACGGCCGCCGCCGGGGCGAGGATCGCCGCCGCGCGCGCGGCCGGTATGGAGCCGCTGGTGGAGCGGTACCGGTACGAGTGGACGCCGGAGTGCGGGCTGCCCGAGCGGCCCGGGCGGCTCACGTTCCGCCCGGAGCCGGACGACACGGTGATCCTGGATGTGTTGCGCCGGGTCCACTCCGTCACGCTGGACGCGCACGCCCGGCGGGCCATCGAGGGCCCCGGCGGACTGGAGCAGGCGGCGCAGGAGGAGCTCGACTTCTTCCACTGGTGCCCCTCGCCGCGCTCCTGGTGGCAGCTGGCGTACACCCCCGACGGCGAGGTGGCCGGCATCCATGTGCCGGCCCGTAACCCGGGCGGTCCGTGCATCGGCTTCATCGGCGTCGTACCCGAACAGCGCGGCCACGGCTACGGGTACGACCTGCTCGTCGAGTGCACGCACTTCCTGGCGGCCGAGGGCGCCGAGTTCATCGCGGGCGCCACCGACCTGGGCAATGCGCCGATGGCGGCCGCGTTCGCCCGGGCCGGCCATCGGGTCATACAGGAACGCATCCATCTGGTGTGA
- a CDS encoding LysR family transcriptional regulator, protein MSLRQMEYFLTVVEESSFTRAAELLHVTQPALSHQIKALEKTVGGALLERLPRGVRLTPMGRAFLPHAERSVRSAAQARRAALAAAGAEGGELHIATVHAVAVGILPDVFARWRDAHPGVGLVLHEYATTEALDDRIERGTADLAVGPPPAHWPGPVVPIGEEEIVLVVPFDDRLAGRTSVRLPELADRPWVRCAMEPVVQGQAILDWACTRAGFTPRTAVRTEHTSTAVRMAAAGVGVATAPAHMVRGAVGEDCAVLTVDPPWRRQLAVFSRVELTGAAAAFTELLRAGWVHPAKAGSHHCGWGHGR, encoded by the coding sequence ATGAGTCTGCGGCAGATGGAGTACTTCCTCACGGTCGTGGAGGAGTCGTCGTTCACGCGGGCCGCCGAACTGCTCCATGTCACGCAGCCCGCGCTCTCCCACCAGATCAAGGCCCTGGAGAAGACGGTCGGCGGCGCCCTCCTCGAACGACTGCCGCGCGGTGTCCGGCTCACCCCGATGGGCCGCGCCTTCCTGCCCCACGCCGAACGGTCGGTGCGCAGCGCCGCCCAGGCCCGGCGCGCGGCCCTCGCCGCCGCGGGCGCGGAGGGCGGTGAACTGCACATCGCGACCGTGCACGCGGTGGCCGTCGGCATCCTCCCCGACGTCTTCGCCCGCTGGCGCGACGCACACCCCGGAGTAGGACTGGTCCTCCACGAGTACGCCACCACCGAGGCCCTGGACGATCGGATCGAACGCGGCACCGCCGATCTGGCGGTCGGCCCGCCGCCCGCCCACTGGCCGGGTCCCGTGGTCCCCATCGGCGAGGAGGAGATCGTCCTGGTGGTCCCGTTCGACGACCGCCTCGCGGGCCGCACATCGGTACGCCTCCCCGAGCTGGCCGACCGCCCATGGGTGCGCTGTGCCATGGAACCGGTCGTGCAGGGCCAGGCCATCCTGGACTGGGCCTGCACCCGGGCGGGCTTCACACCCCGTACGGCGGTGCGGACCGAACACACCTCGACAGCGGTACGGATGGCGGCGGCGGGCGTCGGCGTCGCGACGGCCCCCGCACACATGGTACGGGGCGCGGTGGGCGAGGACTGCGCGGTCCTGACGGTGGACCCGCCGTGGCGGCGGCAGCTCGCGGTGTTCTCCCGAGTGGAGCTGACGGGTGCCGCGGCGGCGTTCACGGAGCTGCTGCGGGCGGGCTGGGTGCACCCGGCGAAAGCCGGCTCCCACCATTGCGGATGGGGGCACGGTCGGTAA
- the treY gene encoding malto-oligosyltrehalose synthase: protein MTPTATYRLQLQPDFPFSAAGHAVPYLAALGVSHLHLSPVLEAVPGSTHGYDVVDHSRVRAELGGEEGLRQLARTAREHGLGLVLDIVPNHMAAAPRHNRALWEVLREGPGSPYARWFDIDWAAGGGKVLLPVLGGRINDERDRFRVDGEVLHYGEQEFPLRTGTAGMPLTKLLDAQHYRLGWWRLARTELNYRRFFTISDLIGVRVEDPEVFAATHDKILELVRDGVIDGLRVDHPDGLADPAAYLERLGEATGGRWTVVEKILTGAEPLPAGWAVAGTTGYDSLHRVDGLFIDPVGAAELAGRYREFASPAGDRGGYWAATVRRAAYRVVTHELAAETEHLTRLAVRICAEDPALRDHAPWALHTAVRELLVRVPVYRPYVTAGGPCTAAAEATLPDTAVREARAVFSVPQEATAVDVVRDLALGRLGDGPDRAAFCARFAQTASALRAKSVEDTAFYRYAPLISATEVGGDPGSPAVAPEEFHAFSARLARDWPATGTALTTHDTKRSADVRARIAVLSECPEQWSELLAELGRAAPTATAPDPQLAWQAWQTAFGCAGLPAAERAGRLEPALLKAVREAGLFTSWTEPDPVYERAVSDFVAAGPAAGTGPARAVLERFAAALEPFARANIAGAALVQLTMPGVPDLYQGTELEYAALVDPDNRQPFRRPPEDGPVSEKAALTVAALRLRRERAELFGESGTYTPLTAKGPAAAHCLAFCRSGEVVTAVTRLSLRLAGAGGWRGTELTLPGDGTWTDLLTPGREFSGGAVAVAELFAERPVALLSRAGREGSADRG, encoded by the coding sequence ATGACGCCTACCGCCACGTACCGGCTTCAGCTCCAGCCCGACTTCCCGTTCTCGGCCGCCGGGCACGCGGTGCCGTATCTCGCCGCGCTCGGCGTCTCCCATCTGCATCTGTCCCCGGTTCTCGAAGCCGTGCCCGGCTCCACACACGGCTATGACGTCGTCGACCACAGCCGTGTCCGGGCCGAGCTCGGCGGTGAGGAGGGGCTGCGGCAGCTGGCTCGCACGGCGCGGGAGCACGGGCTCGGGCTGGTGCTGGACATCGTGCCGAACCATATGGCCGCTGCTCCCCGGCACAACCGCGCGCTGTGGGAGGTCCTGCGCGAGGGCCCCGGGTCCCCCTACGCCCGCTGGTTCGACATCGACTGGGCGGCGGGCGGCGGCAAGGTGCTGCTGCCGGTGCTCGGCGGCCGGATCAACGACGAGAGGGACCGGTTCCGGGTCGACGGGGAGGTGCTGCACTACGGCGAGCAGGAGTTCCCGCTCCGGACCGGCACCGCCGGTATGCCGCTGACGAAGCTGCTGGATGCGCAGCACTACCGGCTCGGCTGGTGGCGGCTGGCCCGTACCGAGCTGAACTACCGGCGGTTCTTCACCATCTCCGACCTCATCGGGGTGCGGGTCGAGGACCCCGAGGTCTTCGCCGCCACCCATGACAAGATCCTCGAACTGGTCCGGGACGGTGTGATCGACGGGCTGCGCGTCGACCATCCGGACGGACTCGCCGATCCCGCCGCCTATCTGGAGCGGCTCGGCGAGGCGACCGGTGGACGGTGGACGGTCGTGGAGAAGATCCTCACCGGCGCCGAGCCGCTGCCGGCGGGCTGGGCCGTCGCCGGGACGACCGGGTACGACTCCCTGCACCGGGTCGACGGGCTGTTCATCGATCCGGTGGGCGCCGCCGAGCTGGCCGGCAGGTACCGGGAGTTCGCGAGTCCGGCCGGGGACCGCGGCGGCTACTGGGCGGCGACGGTCCGCCGGGCCGCGTACCGAGTGGTGACGCATGAGCTGGCCGCCGAGACCGAACACCTGACCAGGCTCGCCGTACGCATCTGCGCCGAGGACCCCGCGCTGCGCGACCACGCCCCCTGGGCGCTGCACACCGCCGTGCGCGAACTGCTCGTCCGGGTTCCGGTCTACCGTCCGTACGTCACCGCCGGCGGGCCCTGCACGGCGGCGGCGGAGGCGACGCTGCCGGACACGGCCGTACGGGAGGCCAGAGCGGTGTTCTCCGTGCCGCAGGAGGCGACGGCCGTCGATGTGGTGCGGGATCTGGCGCTCGGGCGGCTCGGTGACGGGCCGGACCGGGCAGCGTTCTGCGCGCGGTTCGCGCAGACCGCGTCCGCGCTGCGGGCCAAGTCGGTCGAGGACACGGCGTTCTACCGGTACGCGCCACTGATCTCGGCGACCGAGGTGGGCGGTGATCCCGGGTCCCCGGCGGTGGCCCCGGAGGAGTTCCATGCGTTCTCTGCCCGGCTGGCGCGCGACTGGCCCGCCACCGGTACGGCGCTGACGACCCATGACACCAAGCGCAGTGCGGATGTGCGGGCCCGCATCGCGGTGCTGTCGGAGTGCCCGGAGCAGTGGTCGGAGCTGCTGGCGGAGCTCGGGCGGGCGGCGCCGACGGCGACCGCACCCGATCCGCAGCTGGCCTGGCAGGCCTGGCAGACGGCGTTCGGCTGCGCGGGGCTGCCGGCCGCGGAGAGAGCGGGCAGGCTCGAACCCGCACTGCTCAAGGCGGTTCGGGAGGCGGGACTTTTCACCAGCTGGACCGAGCCCGATCCGGTGTACGAGCGTGCGGTGAGCGATTTCGTCGCGGCGGGACCGGCCGCCGGCACCGGCCCGGCGCGGGCGGTGCTGGAGCGGTTCGCGGCCGCGCTCGAACCGTTCGCACGGGCCAACATCGCCGGCGCGGCGCTGGTTCAGCTGACGATGCCGGGTGTGCCGGACCTGTACCAGGGGACGGAGCTGGAGTACGCCGCCCTGGTCGACCCGGACAACCGGCAGCCGTTCCGGCGGCCGCCCGAGGACGGGCCCGTCAGTGAAAAGGCCGCGCTCACGGTGGCGGCGCTCCGGCTGCGGCGCGAACGGGCGGAGCTTTTCGGCGAATCAGGAACATACACCCCGCTGACCGCGAAGGGTCCGGCGGCCGCGCACTGTCTGGCCTTCTGCCGCTCGGGCGAGGTGGTCACGGCGGTGACCAGGCTGTCCCTGCGGCTGGCCGGGGCGGGCGGTTGGCGCGGGACGGAGCTGACGCTGCCCGGCGACGGCACGTGGACCGATCTGCTGACGCCGGGCCGGGAGTTCTCCGGGGGTGCGGTCGCGGTGGCCGAACTGTTCGCCGAGCGGCCGGTGGCGCTCCTCAGCCGGGCCGGACGAGAAGGATCCGCGGACCGCGGGTGA
- a CDS encoding DUF1707 and FHA domain-containing protein, with product MTSSFEFHTYPARVSDAQRDRVLGVLREGAAQGKLSHDTFMRRMELALSAHRSEELEALTADLRTEGRWTRGLFQVVGAVSGFPARVRRAWQAERLPKLLLPAPTPYPVLIGRDPANGLRLTHETVSRMHAELTVQGGRWILRDLGSTNGTCVNGQRVTGAVSVRDGDQVSFGRITFRLSAPVLKPPESPGIPGRPV from the coding sequence GTGACGTCCTCCTTCGAGTTCCACACGTATCCCGCGCGGGTCTCCGACGCCCAGCGCGACCGTGTTCTCGGTGTGCTCAGAGAAGGCGCGGCCCAGGGCAAGCTGTCCCATGACACGTTCATGCGGCGCATGGAACTGGCCCTGTCCGCCCACCGCTCGGAGGAGCTGGAGGCACTCACCGCCGACCTGCGGACCGAAGGCCGTTGGACACGAGGGCTGTTCCAGGTGGTGGGCGCGGTCTCCGGGTTCCCCGCTCGGGTGCGCAGGGCCTGGCAGGCCGAGCGGCTGCCGAAGCTGCTGCTGCCCGCGCCCACCCCGTACCCCGTGCTCATCGGCCGCGACCCGGCGAACGGACTGCGGCTCACCCACGAGACCGTCTCGCGGATGCACGCCGAACTCACGGTTCAGGGCGGCCGATGGATCCTGCGCGACCTCGGCTCGACCAACGGCACGTGTGTGAACGGGCAGCGGGTGACCGGGGCGGTGTCGGTGCGCGACGGGGACCAGGTGAGCTTCGGGCGGATCACCTTCCGGCTCTCCGCGCCCGTACTCAAGCCGCCCGAGTCCCCGGGGATTCCGGGGCGTCCGGTCTGA
- a CDS encoding GNAT family N-acetyltransferase, with protein MTPAPLELTVRPLTGPDELGLFRRLSYVLDHELADDLAAGRRRPEWLWVALRGDRVVARAGWWSQGGDVPLALDFFDVDDALPEPERTETGLLLLEAATAAVVPAGVPRPEYGRFVPPDWREDPVARDIVEARIRVMERTGARMLVERLRLEWRAGTPVPADTGRLRFRPVAGREDLLALMTPVMEGTLDAHGQEDLASGLSARKAAEKHYDEELAEYTTPREWWRIAELPGGEPVGFVIPARNSYNPIIAYIGVVPAQRGRGHIDELLAEGTRVLAAQDGVERIRAATDLGNVPMAKSFERLGYVNFERAFNMIWDPA; from the coding sequence GTGACCCCTGCACCACTGGAGCTGACCGTCCGTCCGCTCACCGGGCCCGACGAACTCGGGCTCTTCCGCCGCCTGTCGTACGTCCTCGACCACGAACTGGCCGACGACCTCGCCGCCGGGCGCCGCCGCCCGGAGTGGCTGTGGGTGGCGCTGCGCGGCGACCGGGTGGTGGCGCGGGCCGGCTGGTGGAGCCAGGGCGGAGACGTACCGCTGGCGCTCGACTTCTTCGACGTCGACGACGCGCTGCCCGAGCCCGAGCGCACCGAGACAGGTCTGCTGCTGCTGGAGGCGGCGACGGCGGCCGTCGTTCCCGCCGGGGTCCCGCGGCCGGAGTACGGACGTTTCGTACCGCCGGACTGGCGCGAGGACCCGGTGGCCCGCGACATCGTCGAGGCCCGGATCCGGGTGATGGAGCGCACCGGTGCGCGGATGCTGGTCGAGCGGCTGCGCCTGGAGTGGCGGGCGGGTACGCCGGTCCCGGCCGACACCGGCCGGCTGCGCTTCCGTCCGGTGGCCGGGCGCGAGGATCTGCTCGCGCTGATGACCCCGGTGATGGAGGGCACCCTCGACGCACACGGTCAGGAGGACCTCGCGTCGGGGCTGTCCGCGCGCAAGGCGGCGGAGAAGCACTACGACGAGGAGCTCGCGGAGTACACCACCCCGCGGGAGTGGTGGCGGATCGCCGAACTCCCCGGCGGTGAGCCGGTCGGGTTCGTGATCCCGGCTCGCAACAGCTACAACCCGATCATCGCGTACATCGGTGTGGTGCCGGCGCAGCGCGGTCGCGGCCATATCGACGAGCTGCTCGCCGAGGGTACCCGGGTGCTCGCCGCGCAGGACGGCGTGGAGCGGATCCGGGCCGCGACGGACCTCGGCAATGTGCCGATGGCGAAGTCGTTCGAGCGCCTGGGGTACGTCAACTTCGAGCGGGCGTTCAACATGATCTGGGACCCGGCATAA
- the glgX gene encoding glycogen debranching protein GlgX codes for MQVWPGQAYPLGATYDGVGTNFAVFSEAADRIELCLLHDDGSETAVELRETDAFVRHAYLPGVMPGQRYGFRVHGPYEPQHGTRCNSAKLLLDPYARAVSGQIRWGEAVYGYPFGRPDARNDLDSAPHTMTSVVVNPYFDWGDDRRPRTDYHRTVIYEAHVKGLTMLHPGLPKELRGTYAALAHPEVIAHLTELGVTAIELMPVHQFVQDHRLADAGLANYWGYNTIGFFAPHNAYASRGDRGEQVSEFKQAVRALHQAGIEVILDVVYNHTAEGNHLGPTLSFRGLDNASYYRLADDQRYYMDTTGTGNSLLMRSPHVLQLIMDSLRYWVTEMHVDGFRFDLAATLARQFHEVDRLSSFFDLVQQDPVVSQVKLIAEPWDVGEGGYQVGNFPPLWTEWNGKYRDTVRDLWRGEPRTLAEFAGRLTGSSDLYQDDGRRPLASINFTTCHDGFTLHDLVSYNDKHNDANGEANRDGESHNRSWNCGVEGETDQPEVLGLRERQMRNFIATLMVSQGVPMLSHGDEFARTQRGNNNAYCQDNELSWVHWPEPRKAGAQSEDGDGTGDGAEDDGGAGSVSASTLLEFTRAMVWLRRDHPVFRRRRFFHGRPVEGTHDELSDIAWFTPEGSEMKQRDWQAAHAKALTVFLNGHAISEPGPRGERISDDSFLLMFNASADTLEFAVPVNHGRQWSIVVDTASPDGVRPGAGPKVAAGERVTLVGRSMAVLQRPA; via the coding sequence ATGCAGGTCTGGCCGGGACAGGCGTATCCCCTCGGTGCCACGTACGACGGCGTCGGCACCAACTTCGCGGTCTTCTCGGAGGCCGCCGACAGAATCGAGTTGTGCCTGCTGCACGACGACGGTTCCGAGACGGCGGTGGAGCTGAGAGAGACCGATGCCTTCGTCCGCCATGCCTATCTGCCCGGGGTGATGCCCGGGCAGCGGTACGGGTTCCGGGTGCACGGACCGTACGAGCCTCAGCACGGGACCCGCTGCAACTCGGCGAAGCTGCTGCTCGATCCGTACGCGCGGGCGGTCTCCGGACAGATCCGGTGGGGCGAGGCGGTGTACGGCTATCCGTTCGGCCGCCCCGACGCACGCAACGACCTCGACTCCGCGCCGCACACCATGACGTCGGTGGTGGTCAACCCGTACTTCGACTGGGGCGACGACCGACGGCCCCGTACGGACTACCACCGCACGGTGATCTACGAGGCCCATGTGAAGGGCCTGACCATGCTCCATCCGGGACTGCCGAAGGAGCTGCGCGGCACCTACGCGGCGCTGGCCCACCCGGAGGTCATCGCACATCTGACGGAGCTCGGTGTCACGGCGATCGAGCTGATGCCGGTGCACCAGTTCGTCCAGGACCACCGGCTGGCGGACGCGGGGCTCGCCAACTACTGGGGCTACAACACCATCGGCTTCTTCGCCCCGCACAACGCGTACGCCTCCCGCGGCGACCGCGGTGAACAGGTGAGCGAGTTCAAGCAGGCGGTACGGGCGCTGCACCAGGCGGGTATCGAGGTCATCCTCGACGTCGTCTACAACCACACCGCGGAGGGCAACCATCTGGGGCCGACGCTGTCGTTCCGGGGACTGGACAACGCCTCGTACTACCGGCTCGCGGACGACCAGCGGTACTACATGGACACCACAGGCACCGGCAACTCGCTGCTGATGCGGTCGCCGCACGTGCTGCAGCTGATCATGGACTCGCTGCGGTACTGGGTGACCGAGATGCATGTGGACGGCTTCCGCTTCGATCTGGCGGCCACGCTGGCCCGGCAGTTCCACGAGGTGGACCGGCTGTCGTCGTTCTTCGACCTGGTGCAGCAGGACCCGGTGGTCAGCCAGGTGAAGCTGATCGCCGAGCCGTGGGACGTGGGTGAGGGCGGCTACCAGGTGGGGAACTTCCCGCCGCTGTGGACCGAGTGGAACGGCAAGTACCGGGACACCGTGCGCGACCTGTGGCGCGGCGAGCCGCGGACCCTCGCCGAGTTCGCGGGGCGGCTGACCGGCTCCTCGGACCTCTACCAGGACGACGGCCGACGGCCGCTCGCCTCGATCAACTTCACCACCTGCCACGACGGGTTCACCCTGCACGACCTGGTCTCGTACAACGACAAGCACAACGACGCCAACGGTGAGGCCAACCGGGACGGCGAGAGCCACAACCGGTCGTGGAACTGCGGCGTGGAGGGCGAGACTGACCAGCCGGAGGTGCTGGGGCTGCGCGAGCGGCAGATGCGGAACTTCATCGCCACGCTGATGGTGTCGCAGGGGGTGCCGATGCTGAGTCACGGCGACGAGTTCGCACGCACGCAGCGCGGCAACAACAACGCGTACTGCCAGGACAACGAGCTGTCGTGGGTGCACTGGCCGGAGCCGCGCAAGGCCGGCGCCCAGAGCGAGGACGGGGACGGGACCGGGGACGGGGCCGAGGACGACGGCGGGGCGGGCTCCGTCTCCGCCAGCACTCTGCTGGAGTTCACCCGGGCGATGGTCTGGCTCCGTCGCGACCACCCGGTCTTCCGGCGTCGCCGGTTCTTCCACGGGCGGCCGGTGGAGGGCACGCACGACGAACTCTCCGACATCGCCTGGTTCACGCCCGAAGGCAGTGAGATGAAACAGCGGGACTGGCAGGCGGCGCACGCCAAGGCGCTGACGGTCTTTCTGAACGGGCACGCGATCTCGGAGCCGGGGCCGCGCGGTGAGCGGATCTCCGACGACTCGTTCCTGCTGATGTTCAACGCGAGCGCCGACACGCTGGAGTTCGCCGTTCCGGTGAACCATGGGCGGCAGTGGTCGATCGTGGTCGACACGGCCAGCCCGGACGGGGTACGGCCGGGGGCGGGGCCGAAGGTGGCGGCGGGCGAGCGGGTGACGTTGGTGGGGCGGAGCATGGCGGTGCTGCAGCGTCCGGCTTAG
- a CDS encoding alpha-L-fucosidase — MVASWWSRAQLGIFVHWTPASVPGWAPPYVPADRLPLAGRRTPLGWTSYAEWYENALRFPGSPVSAHHRATYGTRPYTAFGQDFNDALEGWDPAAWARSFRAAGARYAVLVTKHHDGFCLWPSEVRNPHRTGWHTTRDVVGEFAEAARAEGLRFGVYYSGGLDWTFDDRPIGTGADMVSAVPRGSYPAYAAAQMRELIRRYRPDILWNDIAWPGSRADVQRLIEYYRFTVPNGVVNDRLFPRAPLWSALRLPGAKPLYNRWERRTIAQGEGFVPRKPPYYDFRTPEFARYIGPDPYEITRGIDHSFGYNRNSPPDAFLSRTALTALVTGTAAAGGNLLLNVGPRGEDATIPAAQQLRLDWLAELTPDLTPDGCVPV, encoded by the coding sequence ATGGTTGCTTCGTGGTGGTCCCGGGCCCAGCTGGGGATCTTTGTGCACTGGACACCCGCGTCCGTACCGGGCTGGGCCCCGCCGTACGTTCCCGCGGACCGATTGCCCCTCGCGGGCCGCCGTACGCCGCTCGGCTGGACGTCGTACGCCGAGTGGTACGAGAACGCGCTCCGCTTCCCCGGCAGCCCCGTCTCCGCCCATCACCGGGCGACCTACGGGACCCGCCCGTACACCGCCTTCGGCCAGGACTTCAACGACGCCCTGGAGGGCTGGGACCCGGCGGCCTGGGCCCGCAGCTTTCGCGCCGCGGGCGCCCGCTACGCCGTCCTCGTCACCAAGCACCACGACGGCTTCTGTCTCTGGCCGTCCGAGGTCCGCAACCCGCACCGGACCGGCTGGCACACCACTCGCGATGTGGTCGGCGAGTTCGCCGAAGCGGCCCGGGCCGAGGGCCTGCGGTTCGGGGTCTACTACTCCGGCGGACTCGACTGGACCTTCGACGACCGGCCCATCGGCACCGGTGCGGACATGGTCTCTGCCGTGCCGCGCGGCAGCTACCCCGCGTACGCCGCCGCCCAGATGCGCGAACTGATCCGCCGCTACCGGCCCGACATCCTGTGGAACGACATCGCCTGGCCGGGGTCGCGCGCCGATGTGCAGCGGCTCATCGAGTACTACCGCTTCACCGTCCCGAACGGCGTCGTCAACGACCGGCTGTTCCCCCGCGCACCGCTGTGGAGCGCGTTGCGACTGCCCGGCGCCAAGCCCCTGTACAACCGGTGGGAGCGCCGCACGATCGCACAGGGCGAGGGCTTCGTGCCGCGCAAGCCCCCGTACTACGACTTCCGCACACCCGAATTCGCCCGCTACATCGGGCCGGACCCGTACGAGATCACCCGGGGCATCGACCACAGCTTCGGCTACAACCGCAACTCGCCGCCCGACGCCTTCCTCAGCCGCACCGCGCTGACCGCGCTGGTGACCGGGACGGCGGCCGCGGGCGGCAACCTGCTGCTCAATGTGGGGCCGCGCGGCGAGGATGCGACCATCCCCGCCGCGCAGCAGCTCCGCCTCGACTGGCTGGCGGAACTCACCCCGGACCTCACACCAGATGGATGCGTTCCTGTATGA